aaaaaggagcaacaaccatatcaaaatcaacagataggaacaaccaaagaagtagcaccatgaaaccaaatccaaacaaaccaaaccaaataaaaccaaacaaaactaaatcatatcaaaccaaactaaatcaaaccaaactaaactacaccaaaccaaattaaacaaagagagaagcaacaaagcaaatcactagagagattagcaatcaaacaaaagaagcaacagacagagcgacaacgcagaagatcaaattttcagcctcatccaagtatccaacccttcctagaaggtcaatcatTTCAAAAATAAGCACATTTCTATTTTCTATGTCAATTTCAATTCAATCCTCTTTTTGTTATTAAGGTTTTCCCTCCACACTCTATCACTAATCACTCTTCACACTCTACCACCCCCTCACCCATCATTCAATTTAAATTCAACATTGTGCCACCTGCTTCAGACTGCACTTCACCAAACCACCAATTCTCAGATCAACATAACCGGTTTGATTGCTATGGATCTGAATTCGCAGCAAAGAGCATTTTCAATCAAATTATGGCCTCCTAGTCAGAACACTAGACAGACACTTGTGGAGAAGGTGACCAACAATCTTACTACGAAATCTATTTTCACGCATAAGTATGGAACTCTGGACAGGGAAGAGGCTGaaaaaaatgcaaaaagaaTTGAGGACGCGGCTTTTGCCACAGCAAATCTACATTATGAGAAAGAGCCAGATGGTGATGGAGGTTCCGCGGTTCAGCTTTATGCCAAAGAATGTAGTATGCTCCTGCTAGAAGTGCTTAAAAGAGGACTTAGTAAAAACAGTGACAAAGAAGTGGTGATGTCTGATGATACTGCTGTCCCTCGTGAAACTGTTTTTGATATTTCTAAAGGCCAAAGGGCTTTCGTTGAAGTAGAAGAGGCTCACGAACTTTTGAGTCCATTAAAGGAGCCAGGAAATTCTTTCACTAAAATATGCTTCAGCAACAGAAGTTTTGGATTAGGAGCAGCTAAAGTTGCCCGGCCGATTCTTACTTCCCTCAAGGACCAGTTGAAAGAAGTAGACCTATCGGATTTTATTGCTGGAAGACCAGAAGAAGAAGCACTTGATGTCATGAGGATATTCTCATCTGCTCTAGAGGGAAGTGTCTTGAAGTATTTAAATCTCTCTGACAATGCTTTAGGTGAGAAAGGTGTTAGAGCATTTGGAGCTCTCTTGAAATCACAAGCCTGCTTAGAGGAGCTTTATCTTATGAATGACGGAATCTCAGAAGAAGCTGCTCAAGCTGTTGGTGAGTTGATTCCTTCCACGGAGAAGCTTAAGGTTCTtcattttcataataatatGACCGGAGATGAAGGAGCACTTGCTATAGCCGAGGTTGTGAAGCGTTCA
The genomic region above belongs to Cicer arietinum cultivar CDC Frontier isolate Library 1 chromosome 4, Cicar.CDCFrontier_v2.0, whole genome shotgun sequence and contains:
- the LOC101501808 gene encoding uncharacterized protein, with the protein product MDLNSQQRAFSIKLWPPSQNTRQTLVEKVTNNLTTKSIFTHKYGTLDREEAEKNAKRIEDAAFATANLHYEKEPDGDGGSAVQLYAKECSMLLLEVLKRGLSKNSDKEVVMSDDTAVPRETVFDISKGQRAFVEVEEAHELLSPLKEPGNSFTKICFSNRSFGLGAAKVARPILTSLKDQLKEVDLSDFIAGRPEEEALDVMRIFSSALEGSVLKYLNLSDNALGEKGVRAFGALLKSQACLEELYLMNDGISEEAAQAVGELIPSTEKLKVLHFHNNMTGDEGALAIAEVVKRSPSLEDFRCSSTRIGDEGGVALSDALGNCTHLRKLDLRDNMLSVEGGISLSKALAKHAELREIYLSYLNLEDEGAIAIANALKESAPHLEVLEMSGNEITVNAAPAIADCIASKQFLAKLNLSENELKDEGAIQLSKALESLAQLKEIDLSSNEISRAGAQQLALTVVQKADFKLLNINGNVISDEGVDELTDIFKNSPDMLGPLDENDLDGKDGDEESDGDGSAEDELESC